A window from Oikeobacillus pervagus encodes these proteins:
- the carB gene encoding carbamoyl-phosphate synthase large subunit produces the protein MPKRTDIESILVIGSGPIIIGQAAEFDYAGTQACLALKEEGYRVILVNSNPATIMTDTEIADKVYIEPITLDFVSRIIQKERPDAILPTLGGQTGLNMAVKLANAGVLKEYGVKILGTELSAIEKAEDRDLFRNLMNELGEPVPESDIVHSLEEAYKFVERIGYPIIVRPAYTLGGTGGGICENEEDLIEIVSSGLKNSPVNQCLLEKSIAGYKEIEYEVMRDSNDNAIVVCNMENIDPVGIHTGDSIVVAPSQTLSDREYQLLRNVSLKIIRALGIEGGCNVQLALDPYSFNYYIIEVNPRVSRSSALASKATGYPIAKLAAKIAVGLTLDEIKNPVTGRTYACFEPTLDYIVTKIPRWPFDKFESANRHLGTQMKATGEVMAIGRTFEESILKAVRSLESDVYHLNLKNGEQLSNQHIEKRIRKAGDERLFYIGEALRRGITIETIHEWSQIDLFFLNKFKGIVNFEKEVKAHPFDQEVARKAKEWGFADRTIATLWNTTEKEVYDWRKQQNIIPVYKMVDTCAAEFESATPYYYGTYEEENESVVTDRKSVVVLGSGPIRIGQGVEFDYATVHSVWAIKEAGYEAIIINNNPETVSTDFSISDKLYFEPLTIEDVMHIIDLEKPEGVVVQFGGQTAINLAAKLVEHGVKILGTSLEALDRAEDRDKFEQALEKLQIPQPLGRTAFSVEGAVEIANKIGYPVLVRPSYVLGGRAMEIVYKEEELLLYMQTAVNINPEHPVLIDRYLTGKEIEVDAISDGKNVVIPGIMEHIERAGVHSGDSIAVYPPQHLTKEIKDKIVDYTIKLAKGLEIIGLLNIQYVVSNNEVYVIEVNPRSSRTVPFLSKITNVPMAKLATKAILGTSLKELGYTTGLVDEKPGVFVKVPVFSFAKLRRVDITLGPEMKSTGEVMGKDYTLEKALYKGLVASGITIHQKGSVLMTVADKDKEEALSLAKRFDLIGYNILATSGTAQVFKDAGVEVETVDKIGSEGPDLLDVIRSGKAQLVINTLTKGKQPERDGFRIRREAVENGIPCMTSLDTAEAILRVLESMIFSSEPMPKSKLHNEEMVVL, from the coding sequence ATGCCTAAACGTACAGATATCGAAAGCATATTAGTTATTGGATCAGGTCCTATTATCATTGGACAAGCAGCCGAGTTCGATTATGCAGGAACTCAAGCCTGTCTCGCACTGAAAGAAGAAGGGTATCGTGTCATCTTAGTGAACTCTAACCCTGCTACGATCATGACGGATACAGAAATTGCCGATAAAGTCTATATCGAACCTATTACGTTAGATTTTGTCAGTCGTATTATTCAAAAAGAGCGTCCTGATGCGATTTTACCAACATTGGGCGGGCAAACGGGACTGAATATGGCTGTTAAACTTGCAAACGCTGGAGTATTAAAAGAGTATGGAGTGAAAATATTAGGAACAGAACTTTCAGCCATCGAAAAAGCAGAAGATCGTGACTTATTTAGAAACTTAATGAATGAGTTAGGAGAACCTGTTCCTGAAAGTGACATTGTCCATTCACTTGAAGAAGCGTATAAATTTGTTGAAAGAATCGGGTACCCGATCATTGTTCGACCTGCCTATACACTAGGCGGAACTGGTGGAGGAATTTGTGAAAATGAAGAAGATTTAATCGAGATTGTATCAAGTGGCTTAAAGAATAGCCCAGTAAACCAATGCTTACTTGAAAAGAGTATTGCAGGATACAAGGAAATCGAATATGAAGTAATGCGTGATAGCAATGATAATGCCATCGTAGTTTGTAATATGGAAAACATTGATCCGGTAGGAATTCATACAGGGGATTCAATCGTTGTTGCACCGAGTCAAACATTAAGTGATCGCGAATATCAATTGCTTCGAAATGTTTCCTTAAAAATTATTCGTGCTTTAGGAATCGAAGGTGGATGTAATGTCCAATTAGCACTTGATCCATACAGCTTCAACTATTACATCATTGAAGTGAACCCACGTGTTAGTAGATCATCGGCACTCGCATCGAAAGCGACAGGTTACCCGATCGCAAAATTAGCAGCAAAAATCGCTGTTGGATTAACATTGGATGAAATTAAAAACCCTGTAACTGGGAGAACATATGCATGCTTTGAACCAACACTTGATTATATCGTTACCAAAATTCCACGCTGGCCATTCGATAAATTCGAATCAGCCAATAGACATTTAGGAACACAGATGAAGGCAACCGGTGAGGTTATGGCGATCGGTCGTACATTTGAAGAATCGATTTTAAAAGCCGTCCGCTCACTCGAAAGTGATGTATACCATTTGAATTTAAAAAATGGCGAACAACTCTCGAATCAACATATCGAAAAACGCATCCGAAAAGCAGGAGATGAACGATTATTTTATATCGGAGAAGCACTTCGCAGAGGAATTACAATTGAGACGATCCATGAATGGAGTCAAATTGACTTATTCTTCTTAAATAAATTTAAAGGGATTGTTAACTTCGAAAAAGAGGTGAAGGCACATCCATTTGATCAGGAAGTGGCTAGAAAAGCAAAAGAATGGGGCTTTGCTGATCGTACAATCGCTACTCTTTGGAACACAACAGAAAAAGAAGTATATGATTGGAGAAAACAACAAAACATCATTCCTGTCTATAAAATGGTAGATACTTGTGCAGCTGAATTTGAATCGGCAACACCATATTATTACGGAACTTATGAAGAAGAAAATGAATCGGTTGTAACAGATCGCAAAAGTGTAGTTGTACTCGGTTCCGGGCCAATTCGTATTGGTCAAGGGGTAGAATTTGATTATGCAACGGTTCATTCTGTTTGGGCCATTAAGGAAGCGGGATATGAGGCCATCATCATTAATAATAACCCTGAAACCGTTTCGACTGACTTCAGTATCTCAGATAAATTATATTTTGAACCATTAACGATTGAAGATGTAATGCATATCATTGATTTAGAGAAACCAGAAGGGGTAGTCGTCCAATTTGGGGGACAAACGGCCATCAATTTAGCTGCAAAATTAGTGGAACATGGTGTAAAAATTTTAGGAACATCATTAGAAGCATTAGACCGCGCAGAGGACCGTGATAAGTTCGAACAAGCTTTAGAAAAATTACAAATCCCTCAGCCTTTAGGAAGAACCGCTTTCTCTGTAGAAGGGGCAGTGGAAATTGCTAATAAGATCGGTTACCCTGTTCTCGTAAGACCGTCCTACGTTCTTGGGGGACGTGCGATGGAAATCGTTTATAAAGAAGAGGAACTTCTACTTTATATGCAAACGGCGGTAAATATTAATCCTGAACATCCTGTGTTAATTGACCGTTATTTGACAGGGAAAGAAATTGAAGTGGACGCGATCAGTGATGGTAAAAACGTTGTGATCCCAGGGATTATGGAACATATTGAAAGAGCGGGTGTTCACTCTGGGGACTCCATTGCGGTCTACCCACCACAACATTTAACAAAAGAAATAAAAGACAAAATTGTTGACTATACAATTAAACTAGCCAAGGGTTTAGAAATCATTGGACTACTTAATATTCAATATGTCGTTTCAAACAATGAAGTGTACGTTATTGAAGTCAATCCGCGCTCAAGCCGTACGGTTCCATTCTTGAGTAAAATTACAAACGTACCAATGGCCAAATTAGCGACAAAAGCGATCTTGGGCACATCATTGAAAGAACTTGGCTATACAACAGGACTTGTCGATGAAAAACCAGGTGTGTTTGTAAAAGTTCCTGTGTTCTCATTTGCTAAATTACGCCGCGTTGACATCACGTTAGGACCAGAAATGAAATCAACAGGTGAAGTGATGGGGAAAGATTATACATTAGAAAAAGCGCTATACAAAGGTCTCGTCGCATCTGGAATTACCATTCACCAAAAAGGTTCTGTTTTAATGACGGTTGCGGATAAGGATAAAGAGGAAGCATTGAGTCTCGCCAAGCGTTTTGATCTCATCGGTTACAATATATTGGCAACAAGTGGAACGGCTCAAGTGTTCAAAGACGCTGGTGTTGAAGTAGAAACGGTAGATAAAATTGGTTCGGAAGGTCCGGATTTATTGGATGTCATTCGTTCAGGCAAAGCACAGCTAGTGATCAATACCCTTACAAAAGGAAAGCAGCCTGAAAGAGATGGTTTCCGCATTCGAAGAGAAGCTGTTGAAAATGGAATCCCATGTATGACTTCTTTAGATACAGCTGAAGCGATTTTACGAGTACTTGAATCTATGATTTTTTCAAGCGAACCGATGCCTAAATCTAAATTACACAATGAAGAAATGGTGGTATTGTAA
- a CDS encoding dihydroorotate dehydrogenase, which produces MSRLQVDLPGLQLKNPVMPASGCFGFGREFSQLYDLNILGAMMIKATTEEPRFGNPTPRVAETPAGMLNAIGLQNPGLEQVMEKELPWLSQFDVPIIANVAGSQIEDYVRVAKYISTVENVKALELNISCPNVKTGGIAFGTNPNVAKELTKKVKDVSSVPVYVKLSPNVTNILDVAKAVEDGGADGLTMINTLLGMRIDIKSGKPIIANGTGGLSGPAIKPVAIRMIHEVSQNVNIPIIGMGGITTVEDIIEFFYAGASAVAVGTANFSDPYICPTLIEELDEYLTNMGVSHISELTGRSWKDHGTRTHYCS; this is translated from the coding sequence GTGAGCAGATTACAAGTTGATTTACCTGGTTTACAATTAAAAAACCCCGTCATGCCAGCTTCTGGTTGCTTCGGATTTGGACGGGAATTCAGTCAATTATACGATTTAAATATATTAGGTGCGATGATGATTAAAGCGACAACTGAGGAACCTCGATTTGGAAATCCAACTCCTCGTGTAGCAGAGACACCGGCAGGAATGTTAAATGCGATCGGTTTACAAAATCCAGGTCTAGAGCAAGTGATGGAAAAAGAACTTCCTTGGCTTTCTCAATTTGATGTGCCGATTATTGCCAATGTGGCGGGTTCACAAATTGAAGATTATGTCCGAGTTGCGAAGTACATTTCAACCGTAGAAAACGTCAAAGCATTGGAACTTAATATTTCCTGTCCGAATGTTAAAACAGGAGGAATTGCGTTTGGAACAAATCCTAATGTTGCAAAGGAATTAACGAAAAAAGTAAAGGATGTTTCATCGGTTCCTGTGTATGTGAAACTTTCTCCTAATGTAACAAACATTTTAGATGTCGCAAAAGCAGTTGAAGATGGCGGGGCAGATGGCTTAACAATGATTAATACATTATTGGGTATGAGAATTGATATAAAATCAGGGAAACCGATTATTGCGAATGGAACAGGGGGATTATCTGGTCCAGCCATTAAACCAGTAGCCATCCGAATGATTCACGAAGTAAGCCAAAATGTCAATATTCCGATTATTGGAATGGGTGGCATTACGACGGTAGAGGATATTATTGAGTTTTTCTATGCGGGCGCTAGTGCGGTGGCTGTCGGGACGGCGAATTTTTCGGATCCATATATTTGCCCGACATTGATTGAAGAACTGGATGAGTATTTAACGAATATGGGTGTATCACATATCAGCGAATTAACAGGAAGGAGCTGGAAGGATCATGGAACGAGAACCCATTATTGCTCTTGA
- a CDS encoding aspartate carbamoyltransferase catalytic subunit codes for MLRNVVSMKDLSKDEILSILKQARKFTLGEKWFPSQQTFVANLFFEPSTRTKTSFEVAERKLGLDVVPFEAGRSSVLKGETLYDTVRTLESIGINAVVIRHDADEYYHELVNNVNIPVINAGDGCGQHPTQCLLDLFTIHQQFGQFEGLKIGIVGDVRHSRVAHSNADALKKLGAEVKFSGPSEWFEEEYVQSGDYLPFDDLIPEVDVLMLLRIQHERHNSESAMSKEEYHQSYGLTVEREKRMKENSIIMHPAPVNRGVEIADELVECERSRIFKQMENGVYIRMAVLKEVLEGRMANELAYKRRKYSI; via the coding sequence ATGTTAAGAAATGTCGTTTCAATGAAAGATTTAAGTAAAGATGAGATTCTGTCAATTTTAAAACAAGCTAGAAAATTCACACTTGGTGAAAAATGGTTTCCAAGTCAACAAACATTTGTGGCCAATCTTTTTTTTGAGCCAAGTACTAGAACGAAAACGAGTTTTGAAGTAGCTGAGAGAAAATTAGGATTAGATGTTGTACCTTTCGAGGCTGGCAGATCAAGTGTTTTGAAAGGTGAAACATTATATGATACGGTCCGCACGTTAGAATCGATTGGAATTAATGCTGTGGTCATCCGCCATGATGCAGATGAATATTATCATGAGCTTGTCAATAATGTGAATATTCCTGTCATCAATGCAGGAGATGGGTGTGGACAACATCCAACCCAATGTTTACTTGACTTATTTACGATTCATCAACAATTTGGCCAATTTGAAGGGCTGAAAATTGGTATTGTCGGAGATGTTCGCCATAGCCGAGTTGCCCATTCAAATGCGGATGCTTTAAAAAAATTAGGGGCTGAAGTAAAATTTTCTGGACCTTCTGAATGGTTTGAGGAAGAATATGTACAGTCAGGGGATTATCTACCTTTCGATGATCTCATTCCTGAGGTGGATGTGCTCATGCTCTTGAGAATTCAACATGAACGCCATAACAGTGAAAGCGCGATGTCGAAGGAAGAATATCATCAATCATATGGATTGACAGTGGAACGGGAAAAAAGAATGAAAGAAAACAGTATTATCATGCACCCTGCACCAGTGAATCGTGGTGTTGAAATTGCAGATGAACTTGTAGAATGTGAAAGATCAAGAATCTTTAAGCAAATGGAAAATGGTGTATATATTCGAATGGCTGTATTAAAAGAAGTCTTAGAAGGGAGAATGGCAAATGAATTGGCTTATAAAAGACGGAAGTATTCTATCTAA
- a CDS encoding carbamoyl phosphate synthase small subunit: MNKQLVLEDGTIFVGKGFGSDKETSGEVVFTTGMTGYQEVLSDPSYCGQIITFTYPLIGNYGINRDDFETIHPAVKGLIVKEQAQFPSNWRSEMSIDEYLKMRDIPGIAGIDTRKLTRIIRQYGTLKGAIVSADVNVQDVIEKLKNTPLQKDQVKQVSTKSAYPSPGRGFRVVLIDFGMKHGILRELNKRDCDVIVVPYNTTADEIIQLNPDGVMLSNGPGNPKHVPEAIDTLKTLIGKVPIFGICLGHQLFALASGAETFQLKFGHRGSNHPVKDLETGKTALTSQNHGYAVDEDSLKNTKLEVTHVALNDGTIEGLKHKEFPAFTVQYHPEASPGPEDDNPLFDRFIELMKKHSATRKEIHHA; encoded by the coding sequence ATGAACAAACAACTCGTATTAGAAGACGGAACAATCTTTGTGGGAAAAGGCTTTGGAAGTGATAAAGAAACGAGTGGCGAAGTCGTCTTTACAACAGGAATGACAGGATATCAAGAAGTGCTATCAGATCCTTCTTATTGTGGTCAAATTATTACCTTTACTTATCCGTTAATTGGAAACTACGGGATTAATCGTGATGATTTTGAAACGATTCATCCAGCTGTAAAAGGTTTAATTGTAAAAGAACAAGCACAGTTCCCTTCCAATTGGAGAAGTGAAATGTCCATTGATGAATATTTAAAAATGCGGGATATTCCCGGAATTGCAGGGATAGATACGAGAAAATTAACGAGAATCATTCGTCAATATGGAACATTAAAAGGAGCCATTGTTTCTGCAGACGTAAATGTCCAAGATGTCATTGAAAAATTAAAAAACACTCCATTACAGAAAGACCAAGTCAAACAAGTGTCAACAAAATCTGCATACCCAAGTCCAGGACGTGGATTCCGCGTTGTTTTGATAGACTTTGGAATGAAACACGGAATATTGCGCGAGTTAAATAAAAGAGATTGTGATGTCATTGTTGTCCCTTATAACACGACAGCCGATGAAATCATTCAACTAAATCCAGACGGTGTTATGTTATCAAATGGACCTGGTAACCCGAAACATGTACCTGAAGCAATCGACACTCTTAAAACATTGATCGGAAAGGTACCAATATTTGGAATTTGCTTGGGTCATCAATTATTTGCCTTAGCAAGTGGAGCTGAAACCTTCCAATTAAAATTTGGACATCGTGGATCCAATCATCCTGTGAAAGATTTAGAAACAGGGAAAACAGCTTTAACTTCACAAAACCACGGATACGCGGTGGATGAAGATTCTCTTAAAAATACGAAGTTAGAAGTGACTCATGTCGCATTAAATGACGGTACAATTGAAGGGCTGAAACATAAAGAATTTCCTGCATTTACTGTTCAGTACCATCCAGAGGCATCTCCTGGTCCAGAGGATGATAATCCATTATTTGATCGCTTTATTGAATTAATGAAAAAACATAGTGCTACTCGAAAGGAGATTCATCATGCCTAA
- the pyrR gene encoding bifunctional pyr operon transcriptional regulator/uracil phosphoribosyltransferase PyrR has product MQKAIVLDQPAIRRALTRIAHEIIERNKGIENCVIVGIRTRGIYLAKRLAERIQQIEGEEVPVGEIDITLYRDDLTIKGETNEPEVKGSQVPTDITNQTVILVDDVLFTGRTVRAALDALMDFGRPSLIQLAVLVDRGHRELPIRADYVGKNIPTSRGEKIVVELEEVDQLDQVSIYDK; this is encoded by the coding sequence ATGCAAAAAGCAATTGTACTCGACCAGCCAGCCATAAGGCGAGCATTGACGAGAATTGCCCATGAAATCATTGAACGAAATAAAGGAATTGAAAATTGTGTGATTGTCGGTATTCGCACGAGAGGAATTTATTTGGCAAAAAGACTAGCTGAACGAATCCAGCAAATTGAAGGTGAGGAAGTTCCAGTTGGTGAAATCGATATTACCTTATATCGTGATGATTTAACGATAAAAGGTGAAACGAATGAACCAGAAGTAAAAGGTTCCCAAGTTCCAACAGATATTACGAATCAAACGGTCATTCTCGTTGACGATGTATTATTTACAGGTCGGACTGTTCGAGCAGCATTGGATGCATTGATGGATTTCGGTAGACCCTCACTTATTCAGTTAGCCGTTCTTGTAGATCGAGGACATCGAGAACTTCCAATTCGGGCTGATTATGTTGGAAAGAATATTCCCACTTCAAGAGGAGAAAAAATTGTCGTGGAGTTAGAGGAAGTCGATCAATTGGATCAAGTAAGTATTTACGATAAATAA
- the pyrF gene encoding orotidine-5'-phosphate decarboxylase: protein MEREPIIALDFPTWEKTKEFLQPFKGQSLFVKVGMELYLQNGPVIIEKIKEQNHRIFLDLKLHDIPNTVKSSMKGLASLGVDMINVHAAGGTVMMESARDGLEQGTTNGKRPILLAVTQLTSTTEEQMKTEQLISTSLEQSVLHYAKLSKQAGCDGVVCSVHEANQISQECGSQFLKVTPGIRMKEDEIHDQKRIADPQTAKKLGSSMIVVGRSITKVADPLAAYEKVKQLWGGVE, encoded by the coding sequence ATGGAACGAGAACCCATTATTGCTCTTGATTTTCCAACTTGGGAAAAAACGAAAGAGTTTCTACAACCATTCAAAGGACAGTCTCTTTTCGTTAAGGTCGGAATGGAACTTTATTTGCAAAACGGACCGGTCATTATTGAGAAAATAAAAGAGCAAAATCACCGAATTTTTCTAGACTTAAAGCTTCATGATATTCCAAATACGGTCAAGAGCTCAATGAAAGGACTCGCATCCCTTGGAGTCGATATGATTAACGTACATGCTGCGGGCGGAACTGTAATGATGGAGTCTGCCAGAGATGGATTGGAACAAGGGACAACGAACGGGAAACGCCCAATTCTTTTAGCCGTCACACAATTGACTTCCACTACAGAGGAGCAAATGAAAACCGAACAATTAATTTCCACAAGTTTAGAACAATCTGTTTTACACTATGCTAAGTTATCAAAACAAGCGGGGTGTGATGGGGTCGTCTGCTCGGTTCATGAGGCCAATCAAATTTCTCAAGAATGCGGATCACAATTTTTAAAGGTGACACCAGGTATTCGGATGAAAGAGGATGAAATACATGATCAAAAAAGAATTGCGGATCCTCAAACGGCGAAGAAATTAGGGTCTAGTATGATTGTGGTAGGAAGATCGATTACAAAAGTAGCGGATCCATTAGCAGCGTATGAGAAGGTTAAACAATTATGGGGAGGAGTAGAATGA
- the pyrE gene encoding orotate phosphoribosyltransferase: protein MLKKEIAEQLLEIKAVFLRPNSPFTWSSGIKSPIYCDNRLTLSYPEVRQRIATGLTDLIKDHFPDAELIAGTATAGIPHAAWVSDQLNLPMCYVRSKAKGHGKGNQIEGKATAGTKVVVVEDLISTGGSAITAVKALREVNCEVLGIVSIFTYELDKGKKQLDEEKVQAYSLSDYSTLIEVALEKGYVQEEDLQTLRKWRENPEEWLA, encoded by the coding sequence ATGTTAAAAAAAGAAATAGCTGAACAATTATTAGAAATAAAAGCGGTGTTTTTACGACCTAATTCCCCTTTTACTTGGTCATCAGGAATTAAATCACCTATCTATTGTGATAATCGTTTAACATTATCTTATCCAGAAGTTAGACAAAGAATAGCTACTGGTTTAACAGACCTAATTAAAGATCATTTTCCCGATGCTGAATTGATTGCAGGAACCGCAACAGCTGGAATCCCGCATGCGGCTTGGGTCAGTGATCAACTAAACTTACCGATGTGTTATGTTCGCTCTAAGGCAAAAGGACATGGAAAAGGAAATCAAATTGAAGGAAAAGCAACGGCTGGAACAAAGGTTGTCGTTGTGGAGGATTTAATTTCAACGGGTGGTAGTGCCATTACGGCTGTTAAGGCTCTTCGTGAAGTAAATTGTGAAGTATTGGGAATTGTATCGATCTTCACTTATGAACTAGACAAAGGGAAAAAACAGTTAGATGAAGAAAAGGTTCAAGCCTATAGTTTAAGCGATTATTCTACCCTAATTGAAGTTGCCTTAGAAAAAGGTTATGTCCAAGAAGAAGACTTACAAACATTGAGAAAATGGCGTGAAAATCCTGAGGAATGGTTAGCATAA
- a CDS encoding dihydroorotate dehydrogenase electron transfer subunit, which translates to MKKQWMSVVSHNAIAKNIYELTLSGELVREMNEPGRFVHLKVSEQITPLLRRPISIANINQQANEFTMIYRADGEGTKILSKKKVGDKVDVLGPLGNGFPVEATSSGETAILVGGGIGVPPLYELSQRLVENGVKVIHVLGFQDKETAFYVDQFSELGETYVATVDGSLGTKGFVTDAISQYQIKGNVLYACGPIPMLKALESIHITDKGFISLEQRMGCGIGACFACVCHLKEDPTGTSYRKVCSDGPVFPIGEVVL; encoded by the coding sequence ATGAAAAAGCAATGGATGTCCGTTGTTTCCCATAATGCAATAGCCAAAAATATATATGAATTAACATTGTCAGGAGAACTTGTGAGAGAGATGAACGAACCAGGTCGGTTCGTTCATCTTAAAGTAAGCGAACAAATCACCCCACTTCTTAGACGTCCGATCAGCATTGCTAATATCAATCAACAAGCAAATGAATTTACAATGATTTATCGAGCGGATGGAGAAGGAACAAAAATTCTTTCAAAGAAAAAAGTTGGCGACAAAGTGGATGTTTTAGGCCCACTAGGAAATGGATTTCCTGTTGAAGCCACATCATCTGGTGAAACAGCTATTCTTGTTGGGGGTGGAATCGGTGTTCCTCCATTATATGAGCTATCCCAAAGACTTGTTGAAAACGGCGTAAAAGTCATACATGTTCTTGGTTTTCAAGATAAAGAAACGGCCTTTTATGTGGATCAATTTTCTGAATTAGGGGAAACGTATGTGGCAACGGTTGACGGTTCACTTGGTACAAAAGGATTTGTCACAGATGCCATTTCGCAATATCAAATCAAAGGAAATGTTTTATATGCCTGTGGTCCGATTCCAATGCTAAAAGCACTGGAATCCATTCATATCACTGACAAGGGTTTTATCTCATTGGAACAGAGAATGGGATGTGGCATCGGCGCGTGTTTTGCCTGTGTTTGCCATTTGAAAGAAGATCCTACTGGGACAAGTTATCGAAAAGTATGCAGTGATGGTCCTGTGTTTCCGATTGGGGAGGTTGTATTGTGA
- a CDS encoding dihydroorotase: protein MNWLIKDGSILSNTGGLVKKDIRIQDQKIVEIGENLEPVSEEKIFQANGHLITPGFVDLHVHLREPGGERKETIETGTMAAARGGFTTIAAMPNTRPVPDTVEHVRDLQQRIKETAHVRVLPYASITIREAGKELTNFAELKQEGAFAFTDDGVGVQNAGMMFEAMKQAAAINGSIVAHCEENTLIYGGAVHDGEFAKKHNIPGIPSICEAVHISRDVLLAEAAGCHYHVCHISTKESVRAVRDAKKAGIRVSAEVTPHHLLLCEEDIPGLDTNFKMNPPLRSREDREALIEGLMDGTIDFIATDHAPHTEEEKAVGMKTAPFGIVGLETAFPLLYTNFVEKGLMSLKQLVDWLTIHPVETFQLPYGRLEVGQLADIAVINLKEEKEIDPQQFASKGKNTPFKGWKCKGWPVATFVDGKLIWQEGMVNA from the coding sequence ATGAATTGGCTTATAAAAGACGGAAGTATTCTATCTAACACAGGTGGACTAGTAAAGAAAGATATAAGAATTCAGGATCAGAAGATTGTTGAAATCGGAGAAAATTTAGAACCAGTTTCTGAAGAAAAAATCTTTCAGGCAAATGGACATCTTATTACTCCCGGCTTTGTGGATCTTCATGTCCATCTACGTGAACCAGGCGGTGAAAGAAAAGAAACGATCGAAACAGGCACGATGGCAGCGGCAAGAGGTGGATTTACAACGATTGCTGCAATGCCGAATACAAGACCAGTACCAGACACTGTGGAACATGTAAGAGATTTGCAACAACGTATCAAGGAAACAGCACATGTAAGGGTACTTCCATATGCATCGATCACGATTAGAGAAGCCGGAAAAGAGTTAACCAATTTTGCAGAATTAAAGCAAGAAGGTGCCTTTGCCTTCACAGATGATGGTGTAGGTGTACAGAATGCAGGGATGATGTTTGAAGCGATGAAACAAGCCGCTGCTATCAATGGATCGATTGTAGCTCATTGTGAAGAAAATACGCTCATTTATGGCGGAGCCGTGCATGATGGAGAATTTGCCAAAAAGCATAATATTCCGGGAATTCCATCTATATGTGAAGCAGTACATATTTCCAGAGATGTTCTGTTAGCAGAAGCTGCCGGTTGCCATTACCACGTTTGCCATATTAGTACGAAGGAATCTGTACGAGCAGTCCGTGATGCTAAGAAAGCAGGAATTCGAGTAAGCGCAGAAGTAACTCCTCATCATTTATTGCTTTGTGAAGAGGATATTCCTGGTTTAGATACGAATTTTAAAATGAATCCACCATTGCGAAGCCGAGAGGATCGCGAAGCATTAATTGAAGGCTTAATGGATGGGACGATTGATTTTATCGCAACAGACCATGCTCCACATACAGAGGAGGAAAAAGCAGTAGGCATGAAAACAGCCCCATTCGGAATCGTAGGGCTTGAGACAGCCTTTCCGCTATTGTATACAAATTTTGTCGAAAAAGGTCTAATGTCATTAAAGCAATTGGTTGATTGGTTAACGATTCATCCCGTAGAAACCTTTCAATTGCCATATGGAAGATTAGAAGTCGGACAATTAGCAGATATTGCCGTCATCAATCTAAAGGAAGAAAAAGAAATTGATCCGCAACAATTCGCATCAAAGGGAAAAAATACTCCATTTAAAGGTTGGAAGTGTAAAGGTTGGCCAGTGGCGACATTTGTAGATGGGAAACTTATTTGGCAGGAAGGAATGGTTAACGCATGA